The Halomonas sp. 7T genome contains a region encoding:
- the rsxC gene encoding electron transport complex subunit RsxC has translation MPAYEFPGGIYPPERKARSNQSPLQAAPLPSQVTLPLKQHAGNPATPCVVVGENVNVGSLIAQRNGMISAHLHASISGTVTHVDDTAITIEADGLDRWETLPPLDWRTAAPAALLERLESSGLAGLGGAGFPTHIKAKVAEHNVIDTLVINAAECEPYITADDLTLRHYAADVLEGAQLIARLCGAQTIVIGIEDNKPEAISALTQALSQMQHPATIALKVIETRYPSGGERQLIKKVLNRDVPSGGLPADVGTLCHNPGTLLAAFHAVRDGKPLVERIVTLTGDAISRPGNVWVRLGTPVASLLKGAGLDPHQLHQVIVGGPMMGTPLTTLDTPVTKTTNCLIAATLAELPPAPVESPCIRCGACELVCPAQLLPQQLHWYARAESDSTLETLNLFDCIECGACSFVCPSFIPLVEDYRSAKQRIRLKQIESAKAEHAKHRFEFRQARIAREDAEKKARRQARLAHTQKSAPSSAGDDAAPEADLRSLRIAQTAAKAAVKKAEKVLARAAEQAPKQRFEDLETQLATAQENLKAAEARLAEARANATQKDSTI, from the coding sequence ATGCCCGCCTATGAGTTTCCAGGCGGCATTTACCCGCCCGAGCGCAAAGCTCGCTCCAATCAATCACCTTTGCAGGCCGCGCCACTGCCATCACAGGTAACGCTTCCTTTAAAGCAACATGCTGGCAACCCCGCAACACCCTGCGTTGTCGTCGGCGAAAACGTCAACGTAGGCAGCTTAATTGCCCAGCGCAACGGCATGATTTCCGCCCACCTACACGCCAGTATAAGCGGTACCGTTACCCACGTTGACGACACAGCGATTACCATTGAAGCCGATGGGCTGGACCGCTGGGAAACGCTCCCACCGCTGGACTGGCGAACCGCGGCCCCTGCCGCGCTGCTCGAAAGGCTAGAGAGCAGCGGGCTCGCCGGCTTAGGAGGAGCGGGGTTTCCCACTCACATTAAAGCTAAAGTCGCTGAGCATAATGTCATAGACACGCTAGTGATTAACGCCGCCGAGTGCGAGCCATATATCACGGCCGACGACCTTACCCTGCGCCACTACGCCGCCGATGTATTGGAAGGTGCCCAGCTCATCGCCAGGCTCTGCGGTGCGCAAACCATCGTTATTGGGATTGAAGACAACAAGCCTGAAGCCATTAGCGCCTTAACGCAGGCGCTTTCCCAGATGCAGCACCCGGCGACCATCGCGCTCAAGGTTATCGAGACCCGCTACCCCAGCGGTGGCGAGCGCCAGCTCATCAAAAAGGTGCTTAACCGTGACGTGCCCAGCGGTGGGTTGCCTGCCGATGTAGGCACGCTGTGCCATAACCCTGGCACGCTCTTGGCGGCGTTTCACGCCGTGCGCGATGGCAAGCCGCTGGTTGAGCGGATTGTGACGCTAACCGGCGATGCTATCAGCCGTCCAGGAAACGTCTGGGTGCGCCTGGGAACGCCGGTTGCCAGCCTGTTAAAGGGAGCTGGTTTAGATCCTCACCAGCTTCACCAAGTCATTGTAGGCGGCCCTATGATGGGTACACCGCTGACGACGTTAGATACACCGGTGACGAAAACCACGAACTGTTTGATCGCCGCCACGCTTGCCGAGCTGCCGCCAGCGCCCGTTGAATCGCCCTGCATTCGCTGCGGCGCCTGCGAACTCGTATGCCCCGCTCAGCTGCTCCCTCAGCAGCTGCACTGGTATGCACGGGCCGAGAGCGACAGTACGCTTGAAACATTAAATCTGTTCGACTGTATTGAGTGCGGTGCCTGCAGCTTTGTGTGCCCAAGCTTTATTCCACTGGTGGAGGATTATCGCTCAGCAAAACAGCGCATCCGCTTAAAGCAGATTGAAAGCGCAAAAGCCGAGCACGCCAAGCACCGCTTTGAGTTCCGCCAGGCGCGCATAGCGCGGGAAGATGCAGAAAAAAAGGCCCGCCGCCAGGCACGCCTTGCCCACACTCAAAAATCGGCGCCGAGTAGCGCTGGCGATGACGCCGCTCCAGAAGCCGACCTACGCAGCCTGCGTATTGCCCAAACGGCCGCCAAGGCGGCCGTTAAAAAAGCCGAAAAAGTCTTGGCCAGGGCCGCCGAACAGGCGCCCAAGCAGCGTTTTGAAGATTTAGAAACCCAGCTTGCCACTGCCCAAGAGAACCTCAAAGCGGCAGAGGCACGTCTTGCAGAAGCACGCGCCAACGCAACGCAAAAGGACAGCACCATATGA
- a CDS encoding carboxysome shell carbonic anhydrase, whose product MPSPTEPLYNQPITQRIDALLNLSKQHAKHYCSPSAWLARQRYVAQHPTSIIVMKCMDGRIHIPHATRTPLGIITPFRNLGGIFDLGWPYLGELLTDAVLDAAKAGNPTLILITYHFSSGHQERGCAGFNCDTEAAKAHAYAVAKQAGQLFGADHQQVYPLVCGFETDSDALILHGPQGDVLDSRELVGLPPEALSTRLASLCPDMPEEIQRDLLPLLEGNVAHVSELQNIERNLDIEHREWVICVGRGFDFLHLPNTALIIGPYGPDLAEPIGTAAAIIDANMRAGRIPDDGFMLLASTPYQHSGVDRARAEMKSRFLSDFAERVIQREHPILAQKMRRHTAVVHWPTRRLDSLD is encoded by the coding sequence ATGCCCTCGCCTACCGAACCGCTTTACAACCAACCTATTACTCAGCGTATTGATGCGCTGTTAAACCTTTCCAAACAGCACGCCAAGCACTATTGCAGCCCCAGTGCCTGGCTGGCACGCCAGCGCTATGTGGCACAGCATCCCACGTCAATCATCGTAATGAAGTGTATGGATGGGCGCATTCATATTCCCCACGCAACCCGCACGCCGCTCGGCATTATCACCCCGTTTAGGAATTTAGGCGGTATTTTTGATTTAGGCTGGCCTTACTTAGGGGAGCTATTAACCGACGCAGTACTGGATGCCGCGAAAGCGGGCAACCCCACGCTGATACTCATCACATATCACTTTTCCAGCGGGCATCAAGAGCGTGGCTGCGCAGGATTTAACTGTGATACGGAGGCCGCCAAAGCGCATGCCTACGCCGTAGCCAAGCAGGCCGGCCAGCTGTTTGGTGCTGATCACCAGCAGGTTTACCCGCTGGTATGCGGTTTTGAAACTGACAGCGACGCGCTGATCCTCCACGGCCCTCAGGGCGACGTATTGGACAGTCGTGAACTTGTCGGTCTGCCGCCAGAGGCTTTAAGCACTCGGCTGGCGAGCCTCTGCCCCGATATGCCGGAAGAGATTCAGCGCGACCTGCTTCCCTTGTTGGAAGGCAACGTGGCCCACGTTAGCGAGCTACAGAACATAGAGCGGAATTTAGATATTGAACACCGCGAATGGGTGATTTGTGTAGGCCGCGGCTTTGACTTCCTTCACCTGCCGAATACCGCGCTAATTATCGGCCCTTACGGGCCTGATTTAGCCGAACCCATAGGCACCGCCGCCGCGATCATTGACGCTAACATGCGCGCCGGACGCATTCCCGACGACGGTTTTATGCTGCTCGCTTCAACCCCTTACCAGCATAGCGGGGTAGATCGCGCGCGGGCGGAAATGAAGTCCCGCTTTCTGTCAGATTTCGCCGAACGGGTGATACAGCGGGAACACCCAATACTTGCCCAAAAAATGCGCCGCCATACGGCGGTGGTGCACTGGCCAACCCGTCGATTAGATTCCCTTGATTAA
- a CDS encoding RnfABCDGE type electron transport complex subunit D: MSMMHASQVGAAPSTAHLMRWVIVATLPGIAAMTYYFGLGVISNVLLAGLLAVGAEALIMTLRQRPVRPALQDSSALLTGVLLGISLPPASPWWLIAVGVLAAVVVAKQLYGGLGHNPFNPAMVGYALLLVSFPTYMTLWAPPQPLSIETLFSPTLWAQIIGMLPPTALDALSGATPLDTFKHKGEAVLASEFWASQPLPEGTLSAWRNVALAWLAGGLALIAKRIISWHIPVAMLSSMTLLAALFYASDPSHFASPLFHLLTGATLFGAFFIATDPVSAATSQRGKLIYGVGIGVLVIIIRTLGGYPDAVAFAVLLMNVCVPLLDLYTVPRPNSHYNAAAQSKPSKPL; the protein is encoded by the coding sequence ATGAGTATGATGCACGCCTCTCAGGTAGGCGCTGCCCCATCCACTGCCCATCTCATGCGCTGGGTTATTGTAGCGACCCTGCCGGGCATAGCGGCCATGACGTACTATTTCGGGCTGGGTGTGATCAGTAACGTGCTGCTGGCCGGGTTATTGGCTGTTGGCGCTGAAGCGCTGATAATGACGCTACGTCAGCGCCCGGTTAGGCCAGCACTGCAGGATTCCAGTGCGCTACTTACCGGCGTACTGTTGGGCATCTCTCTACCGCCCGCCAGCCCCTGGTGGCTCATCGCAGTAGGCGTGTTAGCGGCGGTAGTGGTCGCTAAGCAGCTTTATGGCGGCTTAGGCCACAACCCGTTCAACCCTGCTATGGTGGGCTACGCCCTACTGTTGGTGTCATTTCCAACGTATATGACGCTTTGGGCGCCCCCCCAGCCCCTTTCGATCGAAACGCTATTCAGCCCGACGCTCTGGGCGCAGATTATCGGCATGCTGCCTCCCACAGCACTGGATGCCCTCAGCGGTGCCACGCCGCTCGATACCTTCAAGCACAAAGGTGAGGCGGTGCTGGCCAGCGAATTCTGGGCTAGCCAGCCGCTTCCCGAAGGCACGCTCAGCGCTTGGCGCAACGTGGCACTGGCTTGGCTGGCAGGCGGGCTAGCGCTAATCGCCAAGCGCATTATCAGCTGGCATATCCCCGTCGCCATGCTAAGCAGCATGACACTGCTGGCGGCACTGTTTTATGCCAGCGACCCCAGTCACTTTGCCTCGCCGCTGTTTCACTTGCTGACAGGTGCCACCCTATTCGGCGCATTTTTTATCGCCACTGACCCCGTTTCCGCCGCGACTAGCCAACGTGGAAAGCTGATTTATGGGGTCGGTATTGGCGTATTGGTGATCATCATCCGTACGCTAGGTGGCTACCCAGACGCGGTGGCGTTTGCGGTATTACTGATGAACGTATGTGTCCCGCTCTTGGATCTTTACACCGTGCCGCGACCAAATAGTCATTACAACGCGGCAGCGCAATCAAAGCCGAGTAAACCGTTATGA
- the nth gene encoding endonuclease III yields the protein MNAQKRHEIFARLQAENPHPTTELNWSTPFELLAAVLLSAQATDVGVNKATAKLYPVANTPQAIIDLGIDGLKQHIKTIGLFNTKAENLMKTCHLLVNQHGGEVPQTRKELEALPGVGRKTANVILNTAFGQPTMAVDTHIFRVSNRTGLAKGKDVVEVEQKLLRHVPKAFLQDAHHWLILHGRYTCIARKPRCGSCIIEDLCDYKEKTELG from the coding sequence ATGAATGCCCAAAAGCGTCATGAAATTTTTGCACGCCTACAGGCGGAAAACCCACACCCCACGACCGAGCTAAACTGGAGTACGCCCTTTGAACTACTGGCCGCCGTGCTGCTTTCCGCACAGGCCACGGACGTTGGGGTTAATAAGGCAACCGCTAAACTTTATCCGGTGGCTAATACCCCCCAAGCCATTATTGACCTGGGCATTGATGGGCTAAAACAGCATATTAAAACCATAGGTCTATTTAACACCAAAGCTGAAAACTTGATGAAGACGTGCCACCTGCTGGTTAATCAGCACGGCGGTGAGGTGCCGCAAACCCGCAAAGAACTGGAAGCGCTGCCCGGTGTTGGACGAAAAACGGCTAACGTAATTCTTAACACGGCCTTTGGCCAGCCCACCATGGCGGTGGATACGCACATTTTTCGCGTTTCCAATCGTACGGGACTTGCCAAAGGCAAAGACGTGGTGGAAGTTGAGCAAAAACTGCTGCGCCATGTGCCTAAAGCGTTTTTGCAGGACGCTCACCACTGGCTAATACTCCACGGACGCTATACCTGTATTGCCCGCAAACCCCGCTGCGGTAGCTGCATTATTGAAGATCTGTGCGACTATAAAGAGAAAACCGAGCTTGGTTAA
- a CDS encoding electron transport complex subunit E encodes MSQWRQLTREGLWSNNPALVQLLGLCPLLAVSGSVVNALGLAIATLLVLVGASTTVSLLRHQVPSAVRLPAFVMIIAAFVTCAELLMAAYAYPLYQVLGIFIPLIVTNCAILGRADAFASRQPVLPAAVDGLMMGLGFGAVLIVMGAIRELLGQGTLFSGMALLFGPTAASWQLTVVENYQFLFFILPPGAFFVAGLLIALKNVLDQRRATRAHPASVTPRSDRRVRVTGTIK; translated from the coding sequence ATGAGCCAATGGCGCCAACTCACCCGCGAAGGGCTATGGTCCAATAACCCTGCGCTGGTTCAATTGTTAGGGCTTTGCCCGTTGCTGGCCGTGAGCGGCAGCGTGGTCAATGCCCTTGGGTTAGCCATTGCGACGCTTCTGGTACTGGTGGGCGCCAGCACAACAGTCTCACTGCTCCGCCATCAGGTCCCCAGTGCGGTGCGGCTACCTGCGTTTGTTATGATTATTGCCGCCTTTGTTACCTGTGCCGAGCTATTGATGGCTGCCTATGCGTACCCGCTCTACCAAGTGCTGGGAATTTTTATTCCGCTGATTGTGACCAATTGCGCCATTTTAGGTCGCGCAGACGCCTTCGCCTCGCGCCAGCCGGTGCTGCCTGCCGCGGTCGATGGCTTAATGATGGGGCTAGGGTTTGGCGCGGTGTTGATCGTCATGGGCGCGATACGTGAACTGCTGGGTCAGGGGACGCTATTTAGCGGCATGGCGCTGCTTTTTGGCCCCACTGCTGCTAGCTGGCAGTTAACGGTTGTAGAGAATTATCAGTTTCTGTTTTTCATTCTGCCACCAGGGGCTTTTTTTGTTGCCGGTCTGTTAATCGCGTTAAAAAATGTGCTTGATCAGCGTCGCGCCACCCGCGCGCATCCCGCCAGCGTAACGCCGCGGAGTGATCGTCGGGTCAGGGTGACCGGCACGATCAAATAA
- the rsxG gene encoding electron transport complex subunit RsxG, which produces MTPRQAMFRGAFALGTFALVTAGSVALTRALTAERIATHQLAYQHRQLQEVLPSALADTPVHDVLEGVFELPNPSQLGHRDGTQGWQLHRDEESALILPVVTRQGYNGEIRLLVGIDQHQRITGVRVTHHQETPGLGDDIERQRSDWITHFNGLSLASLPSEDWAVHKEGGEFDAFTGATITPRAVINAVHQTLIYAAETDLPITFEEPTP; this is translated from the coding sequence ATGACGCCCCGTCAAGCCATGTTTCGCGGCGCCTTTGCCTTAGGGACGTTTGCACTAGTCACTGCCGGCAGCGTCGCACTTACCCGGGCACTGACTGCCGAGCGCATTGCTACCCACCAACTCGCCTATCAGCACCGACAGCTACAAGAAGTGCTGCCCTCTGCGCTGGCTGATACGCCGGTTCACGATGTGTTAGAAGGCGTATTTGAGCTGCCAAACCCGTCACAGCTTGGTCATCGTGACGGCACCCAAGGCTGGCAACTTCATCGCGATGAAGAAAGCGCGCTTATTCTGCCGGTGGTAACACGCCAGGGCTACAACGGTGAAATAAGACTGCTGGTAGGCATTGATCAGCATCAACGCATCACCGGTGTACGGGTGACTCATCACCAAGAAACGCCTGGGCTTGGCGATGACATTGAGCGCCAGCGCAGCGACTGGATTACCCACTTTAATGGGTTAAGCTTGGCCAGTTTGCCTTCTGAAGACTGGGCGGTACATAAAGAGGGGGGCGAGTTTGATGCCTTTACCGGCGCGACCATTACCCCGCGCGCCGTCATTAATGCGGTGCATCAAACGCTGATATATGCGGCAGAAACCGATCTCCCCATTACCTTTGAGGAGCCAACTCCATGA